Below is a genomic region from Leptotrichia shahii.
TACAGGATTGACTTCTGATGGTGGAGTTCATTGTCACATTGATCATTTAATCGGATTAGTTGATATGGCTAAGAAAAAAGGAGTAACAGAAGTTTATGTTCACGCAATTATGGATGGAAGAGATACTGCTCCTGAAAGCGGAGTAGAATATTTGGCACAATTGCAAAAAGCGTTGGATGAACTTGGAGTTGGAAAAATTGCAACAGTTATGGGAAGATACTATGCAATGGATAGAGATAACAACTGGGACAGAGTAGAACTTGCGTATGATGCCTTAACTTCTGGAGAAGGGAACTTGGCAGCAACTGCCGACGAAGCGATTAGAAATTCTTATGCAGAAGGAATTACAGATGAATTTGTAAAACCTGTTAAAATTGGTTCAAAAGACAATGGATTGATTAAAGATGGCGATGGTGTAATTTTTGCAAACTTTAGACCAGATAGAGCCAGACAATTGACTAGAACATTTGTTGATCCTGAATTTAATGGATTTACAAGAAAAGTTTATCCTAAAGTGAACTTCGCTACAATGGCTCAATATGATGCGACATTTACTTCACCAGTGGCATTCCCGCCTGAAACAATTGTAAATGGATTTGGAGAAATCGTATCAAAAGCTGGATTGACTCAAGTAAGAACTGCAGAAACTGAAAAATATGCACATGTTACATTCTTCTTCAACGGAGGAAAAGAAGAACCTTATCCAGGAGAAATCAGATTACTTTCGGACTCACCAAAAGTTGCAACTTATGACTTACAACCTGAAATGAGTGCTTACAAAGTAAAAGACAGATTAATCGAAGAATTAAATACTGGAAAAGTAGATACAGTTATACTAAACTTTGCAAATCCTGATATGGTTGGACATACGGGAAACGTGGGGGCTGTAATTGCAGCTTGTCAAGCGGTAGATAACTGTACAGGACAAATTGTTAATAAAGTATTGGAACTTGATGGTGCAGTATTAATTACAGCAGATCATGGAAATGCTGACTTATTAGTAAATCCTGAAACTGGAGAACCTCATACAGCACATACTGTAAACCCAGTTCCATTTATTTTCATTACAAATGATATGAAAGATGCGAAATTAAGAACAGATGGAAAATTAGCTGATATCACTCCAACAATGTTAGATTTATTAGGATTAGAAAAACCAGCTGAAATGGATGGAAGCACTTTAATAGTAAAATAATTTCAATTAAATAACTTTTAATCTAGGAATCTCTCTAATAAAATATTTAGAGAGATTTTTTATTATAAATCTAATGAAAAAGTAATGTAATTAATAAATAGGAGTTAAGAATTAGTTTGTAAATAAATGTATTGTAATGAAAATAAAAAAATGATATAATGTAACAAATTCATATTTGAAAGTATACCTAAACTATTCTTAAGTTATATTAATAGCGATTTATAGGATATAAGAATTAGTTAGAATTCTTAACAGCAGACTATAGGCAATTGTAAAAGTAGTAAGGCGAAAACTCAATAAATAGAGTATTTTATCTGAAATATTAGAATTTCATTGTAAAAATGCTGCAGAAAAATGGTAAAAATTAGTACTGTAAAAGTATTATAATTATTAGAAATATTAGATTTTTATAAATAGCTAATGAGTAAAAAATAAAAGGAGAGATGATGAGCAACAATTTAAGACAAGCAAAAAAAGATTTAAAAGCATTTGCTAAAAGGGCAAAGGATGTAAAATATACAGAATCATTACTGTTCTCATACTTAATAACAGGAATGATAACTTTTTCAATTGGTTTAAATACATCTTCAAATGTCCTTTATGAGCGAATGAATAAAGAGCTGGTAATGTCAGCAGATAAGACACGTACTGCAATTAAGAAAAAGAAAAAAGCGAATGAAGAAGCAGTAGAAGAATTAAATTTAGAATTAGTTCAATTAATGGAACAAGGAGATCAAGTTGTAAAATCTCCATGGAGTTCGTGGCAATTTGGTGCAAATACCTTTATATCAAGCAGCAATGGTACTTACAAAGGAAGAGGGGATAAAGCTGAAAAATATTTATTTAATGGTATTTATAACCGTGGGAACTGGTCGGAAACTGGAATTTTATCAAACAGAAGAAAAAGCTATATGACGTCTTCACCTGGTAATTCGACAATAGGAAAGCAGTCTTATGGACTAGCTTCATTGTTACACGTTCAAGAGCCTGAAGTGGAAATTCAGATAATGGCAAACGTACGTCCAAAATCAGTATTTAAAGAGGAAATCGCAATAAATCCTCAAATTGACATGCCAAGGGAAGTTGTACGTCCGAATATTAATTTGAACGTAACTTCACCAATAACAGCCCCTACAATTATACTTCCTACTCTAAATCCTGTGACAATTGAAGTACCGAATCCACAGGAGCCCGCTACACCAGCTACAGTAACTGCTCCAAGTATTAGTATGAATTTGTCAGCACCAACAATAGCTGTAAATATTACACCGCCATCACTAAGTATGAATGTAACAGCACCGACTCCAACTGTAAATACATTAACAATTATTCCTCCAGATATTTCAGAAGTTAGTGCAATTAGTGTTACTAAACCTACTGCTCCAAGTGTTACACCACCAAATCCGACAGCTAATCCTATAGTTTTTAGTATTCCACAATTGGAATCGTATGGAAATACCATAACAGCTGACAATACAATGAATTCTAATAAAAATTTACTTGATCCTAGTTACAGGTTAAGTAAAGCAGCCTCTGGTCATCATAAAGCTATTGGAGAATATATGACTAACAGTGGTTATTTTTATTCAGGTGAAAATACAGAGATGCATGTTGATATAACGAAACAAAGGGCAATAACATTAGATCCTGGTCTTCCTCAAATTAAAGGAGGAGGTCATAATCCTAATTATTCATTTGAAAATAAAGGTAAAATATATTTAGAAGTAATGGAAGTTGCAGGAATTGAAGTACAGCCAGATACATGGAATAATCCGCAAGTTACCGGCATAAATGGTTCGACAGGTCTTATAAGCGGGAATAAATCATTACAAGTGGCTCTTTTGTTTACAGACGAAGGAACAGGAAGCAGTACTACAAATAAACATACATTAAGAAATGAAGGAGAAATAAGTTTAAGTGGAAATATTTCAGCAGGATTTGCAACTAGTGATTTCAAGAGCGGTGTAAGCGTGAGTACTATAGCAATTAATAATGGGAATGTAAATATTAGTGGAGATAATAGTCACGGTATGGTTGTTTCAAAAACAACAAATGCTTTAGGACCTGATTCAAGTTTTGTGAATAATGGAACAATTAAGGTTACTGGAAACGATTCGGGTGGTATGACAGTACTTGGTAAAATCCAAGGTGGAGCTACTAATAATGGAATAATTACGATAGCTGCTAAAAATTCGTTTGGACTTTATTCACAAGTAGACTCTAATGTGAAAAATGCTGTAAATGGAAATATTAATATTGAAAATGGCTCTAAAGGAAGTATGGGTATAAGAGTTGGAAATGCTTCAGCAACAAATATGAAAAATGAAGGTACGATTACTATTAACAGTACAGATGGTAAAAATATTGGAGTTTATTCAAGTTCAGCAAAGTTTGTTAATGAAGGTAAAATTAAAGTAAATGGAGCAAATGAAAATATTGGAATGTACTTTAACGGAACGACTGGAACTACAGGAAATCAAGGAACAATAACAGTTGCGGGAAATAAAGTATATGGTGTAATCTTAAATAATGCGACATTTGAGAATGAAAAAAAGATAGAAGTAACATCAGATGGTACTGACTCTATTGGGTTATATCTTTCAAACGGATCTGCTGCAACAAATAAAAATGGTGCAACTATTTCAAATGCTGCATATCATGCTGTTGTACAAAATACAGGAACATTTACAAACGCTGGAGTTGTATCTGTTGAAGCAGGTGGAAAAGTAGGCTTATATTCAGAAAATGGAACATTTACAAATGCAAGTAATGGAGAAATAAAATCTAGTAATGGTGGAATTGCAATATTTACTAGCGGCTCTACTGGAACTGTTGAAGGTACAGTTACAGTTGGAGATTCAGGAACTAGCACTGGAATCGGAGTATATTCAGATGGACCTACTACAAGTACTACTTTTCAGGGTAATGCAGTGTTAAGTTTGGGAGAAAGAACAGTTGGACTTTATTCATCTAAGGCTAGTAATTTTGGAACAGCTTTCACGATAACAAATCTTAGTACTTCGATTGGTAAAAAATCTGTGTTCGCTTACTTTGGAAATACTGGGAATACAGCAGATGATACTGTAGATATAACAAACACTACGTTACAAAATTTAACTGTTTCAAGTATGGGTGAAAATTCAGCTGTATTTTATGGTGCGAAAAATACGACTATAAATATTGATGGAAATATAACAGCTGACAGTACGAAATTTTCTAATATTAATGATTCAGCACAATTTTTAGTGTCTGATGATGGAAAAGTTAATATTAATTCATCAAAAATCTTGACTTCTGGATTTAAAACGACAATTTCAGGATTAAATGGAGCTGTTGTAACAAATGATGGAAAACTTATATTATCAGGAAAAGACGGGGCTATAGGAATTTATTCCAATGCTTCAAAAGTGACAAATAATAATATAATATCAACTGCAAATAACAGTTCGATCGCAATTTATGGAAAAGAAAGTTCAACATTGACAAATAGTGGTACTGGGAAAATAACAACTTCTGGAACTTCATCAGTTGGAATACTGGCAAATAGCAGTATAGTAAGTAATGCTACTGGTGGAGAAATAACAACTTCTGGAACAGGATCAGCGGGAATTTATGGAATAACAAATTCGACAATTGAAAATTCTGGAAATATAACTACAGAAGAAACAGGATCAGCAGGAATTTATGCGGATAACAGTGATGTTACAAATGAAACAACAGGGAAAATAACTTCTAAAAAAGGAAGTTCAGCAGGAATTTATTCAACATCTACATCTGCAAAAAATGTTAAAAATAAAGGAACTATAGAAGTTGGAGTGGCAGGTTCTACTGAAACTCAAAATGTTGGAATTTATGCAGAAGGTAATCAGAATGTAGAAAATGATGGAAACATAAATATTCATATAGGCAATTCGATTGGTGTCTATGGTAAGGGTGCTAATGTTGCAATTGAAAATAAGAAAAAAATAACTTCAGATGCTTTGGCTTCAGATGCGATAGGAATAATGTCAGAAAAAGCAAAAGTAACTAATTTCGCAGGTTCTGAAATAAAATTACAAGGGAAAAAATCAGTTGGAATTTATGGTAAGGAATCTGAAATCGAAAATAGCGGAGATATTTTACTTACTGATACAACAGCTGCTTCGGCTTCAGTTGGAATTTTGGCAAATAAAGGAAGTGCTACAAATAAAGGAAATATAGAAATGAACGGTGGAGCTTCTGCTGGAATGCTAGGGTTAAATGGAGCAACTATTTCAAATGATGCTGCAACTGGAAAAATTACAATAACTGGAGATAAGTCAGCAGGAATCTATGTAGAAAATTCATCGCCTTCAAATGCAGGAACTATAAGTGTTGAAAGTAATAAATCAGCAGGAATCTTTGCAAAAATTTCAGATGCTGCTTCAAGAACTATTACGAATACAGGAAAGATTGAGTTAAAAGGAACAGGTAAGACAAAATCAGCAGGAATGTATGTAGAAATTGAAAGTACAGCGGCAGGAACTACAACATTGCAAAATGAAAAGGATATAATTGTTGGGCAAGAAGAGTCAGCTGCTATGTATTTAAAAAATAACGCTGGAGAAGGTGCAGGAACTGTAATAAATGAAACTCCAAACGGAAAAATTGACTTGGATGTTAAGAGTACAGTTGGAATTTTTGTTGATAAAGCTAAAGGAAAAAATAAAAATATAATAAATGTAAAAAAAGAAAATTCAGCAGGAATGTATGGAAGCAATGACTCCAACATAACTAATGAAAAAACAATAAATGTTTCACATGAAAATTCAGCAGGAATGTATGCTTCAGATTCAAATGCAACAAATACAGCTGATGGAACAATAACATTGACGGGATCTGCTGGAGCGACTAGCGGTTCGGCAGCAATGTATGGAAAATTAACAAGTTCATCCAAAAAAGATTATTCAATCTTAAATGAAGGAATAATAAATCTGACAAATGTTATTAAGAATGTTGGAATATATGGTGAATCTGTAAGTGGAGCACCTAAAAAATTGACATTACAGAATAATAAGGAAATAAATATTGCTGCTGGAAGTCCACAATCAGTTGGAATATTCGCTTCAAATGATGCTAATAATAATGCAGATAAAATAGAAGCTATTAATAGTGCCACTGGAACAATAACAGTAAATTCAGAAGAATCAATTGGAATTTCAGCTGTAAAAAGTACGGTTAACAATAGTGGAACAATTACTATGAATGATAAAAAGTCGGCAGGAATTTATGGTAAGTCTGGATCGGAAGTAACTAATAATAATAAAATAGAAATTAAAGAAGAGCAATCTGCAGGAATTTACCTTGAAAACAGTAATGCAGTAAATGCAGCGGCAGGAACTATTGATGTGTATAAAGGTGCTTCGGCAGGAATTTATGGTAAATTTACAAAAGATGCAACAGAAAATAATACAATAGAAAATAGTGGAACAATTACTTTAAAAGATACCGCTGGACAAGTAAAAAGTGCAGGAATTTATGGAGAGCTAGAAGCAGCTGCGTCTAAAACATTAACTATAGAAAATAAAAATATAATAGATGTCAGCATGAAAGAATCAGTTGGAATATTTGCTAAAAATGCTACTGGCAGCAGAGGGAATTTAACTGCAGATAATACAGGAGAAATCAAAGTAAATTCTGAAAAATCAGTTGGAATGCTTTCAGATAATTCAGTAATAAACAATAAAAATAAAATAACAGTAAATAATAAAGAAGCCGTTGGAATGTATGGGAAAAATGGTTCAGAAATAAAGAACCATAAAGGTGCAACAATAGAAATATTGTCAACTGGAGAGAGTGCGATAGGAATTTACGCTACAGGTAAAAATACCACTACATCGAACATTACTGAAGGTGTAAATGAGGGAACTGTTACTGTAAAAGGTAAAAAGGGAACAGGAATGCTTGCAACTGATAAAGCTAAAATAACAAATAACAGAGAGATAACAGGAACAGCGGAATCAGTAATTGGAATGTACGGCGTTGATGATGAAACAGCAGTTATAAATGCAAAAAATGCTACTATAAAATTGACTGGTGAAAAGTCAACAGGAATATTCTCAAAAGATGATGCAACAGCAGAAAATTCAGGGACTATAAATTTAACCTCTTCTTCTAAAAATTCAGTTGGAATGTTTGGTTCGGCAAGTGCCGCTGGTAAGAAAATCACCCTGACAAATACAGCAGATGGTGTAATTAATGTAGAATCTGAAAGCTCTACAGGAATGTTTACAAAAAATAATGGTAATTTGGCTGATTCAACTATAAAAAATGAAGGAACAATAAATTTAAAACAAAAAAGCACAGTTGGAATTTATACTCCAAAATCTAATATAACAAAAGTCGGAACAATAATATTAAATGATGATGCAGATTCTTCAGTAGCTGTTTATCTAAAAGATGAGGCAACAGTAACTGACACAACTACAGGAACAATTAATCTAGGCACAAAAAATCAAAACAGAGTTGCATACTATATCAAAGGGACAAGTGCTTCAGATACAGGAAAAATTAATGGAGCAAATATTGGAAACATAAGTGGATATGGAGTTGGAGTTTATCTTGATGGAGGAATATTGAATTCAAGCACATCAAAATTAGACTACACTACTGGTTCTAATACTGGTAATGGAATAATCGGACTTCTTATGAAGGGTGCAACTGCCGATATTTCAGGTTATAACCAAGGAATAAAAGTAGGAAACTCTGTATTAGGTGGATCAAATGATTTTTATGCAATAGGAATTTATACTGATGGGCAAGGATCATCTGGAAGCCCTAAGGCAATATCAACATCAATAACTGCAGGAGCAAATGGAGTTGGATTATTTGCTGAAAATAGCAGCCATATTAAATATGCAGGAACTATGAATATAGGAGATAACACAACAGCTGGAACTGGTATTTATATTGGAAATGGTGGAGATGGAACCAAAGCTTCAACAGTAACAATTGATAGTGGTGCGGATATTAAACTGAACGGAGTAAATGGAGTTGGAGCAATAGTTACTACTAATGCAACTGTTAATTTTGAAACTGGAGCGAAAATTCAATTTGGCGGTGATGGAGTAGGTATATTTGGACAAAAAGGTGCTGTTATTAATGATAATGGTGGAACATTGGTTACTAATGGACACTCTGTAGAAAGAACAAGGGTTACTGAAGGAAGTTCTGTAACTTCAAGTGATTTGACAGTTGCACTTGGAAATGCACTAGATACAGGAAATATACTTTCTCACGTTATAAATGGAGAGGCTATTTTACAAACAGGAGTTACAGTTGAGGCAAAATCAGCAACTAAGAATATTATTGGACTTATGGCAGATGGAAATAGCAATCCTGCGTTAACTTGGGTTGGAACTGCTGGATATGATGCTGAAAATAAAGGAAAATTAGATTTGTCAAATGCTCAGACAAGTACGGCTATGTACCTTGATTCAGCAAGAGGGCTTAATTCAAAAGATATTCTTGTAGGAAATAAATCAACTGGAATCTATGGAATTTATAAAAACACAACTGCAGGCTATATTGGAGCACCTGCTGGATTTAAAAATGAAGGTATAATTACAACGACTGCTGGTTCTAAAATAACAATTGGAGATGAATCTTCTGCTATTTACTCAATTGGATTTGATAAAGTTGAAAATAATGGAAGTATAGCTGGTGGAGATAAATCAGTTGGAATTTATGCAAAAAATACAGCTGCAAGCAGTAAGAATATAGATGTGGTAAATACAGGAGATATTACGTTAGGAAAAGGTTCAGCTGGAATTTACATTGCGCCAGAAACTGCAAATGCTTCCAATGCGACAGTTGTAAATAGCGGAAATATCACGGTTGGGGATTCTACATTGGATGCAAGTGGAAATGTTGAATCTACTTCAGTTGGAATATTTGTAAGAAATAAAACAAATTTGACAACTACTGGAGATGTAACAGTTGGAAATAAAGGATTTGCATTGTATGGAAATGATTCGACATTGACTGTAAACGGCGGAAATTATAACTTTGCAAATAATGGAAGTTTGGCATATTTGGAAAATAATGCTATGTTAAATTATAATAATGCTGGAACATTGACAACTTCTTCAGAACCAATGTTATACATTATTAACAGTAAGGCACAAATGAATAATAATGATATTATTGTATCTTCAAAAGGAACTGGAATTTATATGACAGGAACATCTGCTTTTGGTGGATGGAATAATATGATATTAAATAATGGTTCTACAGGAATTTATGTGGATAATTCAAATGCTGCAATAGATGGTAAGAAAATAACAGGTACATCTGACAAGGCAAAAGGAATTGTTTCAATAAATTCAAATGTTATGAATAAAGCAGATATGGAGTTCTCTAGTGATGATTCAATTGGAATTTTCTCACAAAATAAATCAGGTGTGGCAAAATCAATTTTAAATAATGGAAATATTGATATTACTGGAAAACGTTCAATTGCAGCGTATTTGGAAGGAACATCGGATCAGACATTTGAAAACAGTGGAACGATAAATGTGGATAGAACTGCAACGTCTGTTAAGAATGATTCTACTGTCGGAATTTACGCACAAAATGGATCGACAATTAATATTAAAAACAGTGGAACAATAAATGTTGGAGAGGCTTCATTTGGAGTTTATTCGCTTAGTGAAAATGGAAATGTGGAAACTGCAGGAAGTTCTATAATCAATGTTGCAGATAAGGCTATTGGTGTGTATAAAAAAGGAGGAAGTGTTAATCTAGGCGGAACAGTCAATGTTGCAAATCATATTGCAGCAGATGCTAATAGTGAGCCTGTTGGAGTTTATGGAACAAGTGGAGTTACAATTAATGATACGACAGCAAACTTTACTGTAGGAGATAAATCTTACGGTGTAATTTTGTCAAATCCAGGAATGAGCAGAACAAATGTTTACTCAAATTCTGCTTCATCAAATGTAACTTTAGGAAAAGAGGCGACTTTCATTTATGCAGAAGGAGCGTCAAGAGTTACAAATAACGCAGCAATTACATCTGGAACAAATGGGAAAATTATCGCAATTTATGGAAAAGATGGTGCAAATATTGTAAATAACGGAATGATTGACTTGTCACAAGGGCTTGGAAATCAAGGTATTCTTGTTACAGGGGCATCTAATGCAGTAAATAGAGGAGTAATAAAAGTTGGAAAAACAGACAAGACAGATCCTGACAATATTATTTACGGAATTGGAATGGCAGCTGTAGGTGGAGCAAGTATTTCAAATGAGAGAGATATCCATGTTAGAGGAAACTTAAGTATCGGAATGTATGGAGATGATAGAGGAACAATATTAAGAAACTCTGGAAATATCTATTTAGATCCGTCAAGTGCGACAGCTTCTGATAAAGTTCAGACAATGATGGGAGTATTTGTAAATAACGGAGCAAAATTTGTAAACACAGGAAATATTACCACAACTGGCTCTTATCACGGAAATGACAATATTCAGGGACTTGTAGGAGTTGCTGTATTAAATGGAAGTACACTTGAAAATTATGGGAAAATTGATATTGATGCAGATAGCAGCTACGGTGTTTTAATTAAAGGGACTTCAAGTAATAAATCTATAATTAAGAACTATGGAGAAATTAACATAAGTGGATTGAAGTCTTATGGAGTTAGATATGATGCAGATTCTCAAGGAGTATCTGGAGATTTGCCAGTTGGAACAGCCGCTACTCCTGTAAATGTATTGCCATCCTTGAGTTCAGGAACTGGAACAATAACTTCTGCAAATGGAGCGAAAGACTACTATGCACCAACAGATCCAAGTAAAACTCTAGGTGGAGTGGGAATTGTTCAATTGCCAAATGGACGGCTTGCAATTCAGAGAAACGGTGTAACATTGGATGATAGCCAAGTTCAAACAATAGATTATGCTACTCCTCAGACAAACTACGCTTTTTCGAACTTTGGAGTTTATGTAGATACATTAGGAAGAACACGTCCAATTAATGTAAATGGAGCAAATTCTATCGGAATTAACAGTGATCTTTTAATTGGAACAGAATTTTCAGTGCTTACAAATGCTAAAGATGTAATTATTGGAAAACAAATACTGCAGCCGTTCTTGAATCAAATAAATGCTGGAATATTTAACTTTACTCCATATTCTGCTTCATTAACTTGGATGGCAACGCCTGAAGTTGATCCGTCTACACAGCAGATTACACGTGTGCTTATGACAAAGATTCCTTATACAGCCTTTGTTTCAACAACTTCAAACGAATTTAACTTTACTGACGGATTAGAGCAAAGATACGATGTAAACAGTTTGGACTCAAGAGAAAAAGGACTATTTAATAAATTAAATACTATTGGAAATAGTGAAGAAGCATTATTGGCCCAATCAATTGATGAAATGATGGGACATCAGTATGGGAACGTACAGCAAAGAATCTTTGAAACAGGTAATTTATTAAATAAAGAATTTGGATACTTAAGAAATGAATGGGATACAAAATCAAAAAATTCAAATAAGATAAAAGCGTTTGGAATGAAAGGCGAATATAAGACAGATACAGCTGGAATAATTGATTATAAAAATAAATCCTATGGATTTGCATATTTGAATGAAAATGAAACTATAAAACTTGGAGAGTCAGCAGGATGGTATGCAGGAGCTGTTAGAAACAAATTTGACTTTAGCGATATAGGTGGTTCAAAGGAAGAGCAGAATATCGTAAAAGCAGGTATATTTAAGTCAATGCCGCTTGGAAAAGATCATAACAACAACTTGAACTGGACTGTTTCAGCAGAAGGATTTGTAGGAACTGGTGAAATGAAGAGAAAATTCCTTGTTGTTGATGATATATTTGAAGCAAAATCTGAATATCATTCATACGGGTTTGGATTAAAAAATGAGCTTAGAAAAAATATTAGAACAAGTGAGCGAACAAGCATTTCTCCATACGGAAGCCTAAAATTTGAATATGGAAGATTTGACGGAATAAAAGAAGATACAGGACAAATGCGTTTAGAAATAAAAGCAAATGATTATTATTCAATAAAACCAGAAATTGGAGTAGAATTCAAATATCAGCAGCCAATGGCAGTAAAAACAAATTTTGTCGCCAAATTAGGACTTGCTTATGAAAATGA
It encodes:
- the gpmI gene encoding 2,3-bisphosphoglycerate-independent phosphoglycerate mutase; this encodes MKKRPVVLIILDGWGMNHHENQVDGVKLAHPINFNNYLKEYPHTELRADGEFVGLPEGQFGNSEVGHTNIGAGRVVYQMLPKISKAIKEGTILENEVLSNIIETTKANGKALHITGLTSDGGVHCHIDHLIGLVDMAKKKGVTEVYVHAIMDGRDTAPESGVEYLAQLQKALDELGVGKIATVMGRYYAMDRDNNWDRVELAYDALTSGEGNLAATADEAIRNSYAEGITDEFVKPVKIGSKDNGLIKDGDGVIFANFRPDRARQLTRTFVDPEFNGFTRKVYPKVNFATMAQYDATFTSPVAFPPETIVNGFGEIVSKAGLTQVRTAETEKYAHVTFFFNGGKEEPYPGEIRLLSDSPKVATYDLQPEMSAYKVKDRLIEELNTGKVDTVILNFANPDMVGHTGNVGAVIAACQAVDNCTGQIVNKVLELDGAVLITADHGNADLLVNPETGEPHTAHTVNPVPFIFITNDMKDAKLRTDGKLADITPTMLDLLGLEKPAEMDGSTLIVK